TAGTTGCCGTCAGGGCCAAAGTGGTTGTAGACCACGTCGAGAATCACGCCCATTCCCAGGCGATGTGCTTCGTTGACGAAGCGGCGAAAATCATCGGGCTGACCATACAGATGCGTCGGCGCAAAAAAGCTCACGCCGTCGTAGCCCCAGCCAAATTCACCGGGAAACTCACTGACCGGCATCACTTCCAGTAGCGTAATTCCCGTATCTACCAGGTAAGGCAACTTCTCAATGGCGGCGGCCCAATTCCCTGCGCGCGTGAACGTGCCAATGTGCATTTCATAAATCACCTGCCCGGCTAACTTGCAGCCCAACCATTGCTGATCGGTCCAAGCGAACTTGGTGGGATCGACGACTTGCGAGGGTCCATGCGGCCCTTCGGGCTGATAGCGCGAAGCCGGGTCGGGAAATTTCTGACCGTCGACGACGTACCAATACTGCGTACCGTCACTCGCGCCGGGCACTAAACCAGAGAAGTAGCCATTCCCCTCAGCTTCAAGCGTGAAAGCTTGCGGCGTGTCGCGAACCAAGACCTGTAACTGCTGATGTTTGGGAGCCCAGACGCGAAAATGAACTCCAGCTGATTCGTGCACTTCAGCGCCAATCGGCAGGCGACGCTCTACGGGCATGGAAACTCCCTTCCTGTTGCGAAAACTCAAGGCGCGAATCGACTCCATTAAGAAGTTCGTTGCTTCGGCGAATGCAAGTAGCGCGCCGCCCACATCGTACTCGGCATTGCTCGCTAGTGCGCGCGACCAGCCGACTGGCGTGCCAGCACCGCTCACCGCCTCGCGCAAAAAAAAACGACCGAGCGCGATTGCTCACGCCCGGCCGCGAGGAGATGAATTGCGAGAGTGGGTCTAAGCCGCACAGCCGACCGCTTGATGACTCCCGTTAGGCGACTTCGATTTGGTCGACGATGCCATCCAACTCGCCAAAGGATTTCACTTCATGCAGCCACAGCTGCCGCTGATAGTACGAGCCAGCTTTCCCTCGCAAAGTTGCGACCCGATCGTTAACGGCAACCGACAATTGGCGATAAACCGTATTGCTGCGGGAACTTAAGTGCGAGCGAATCTTCTGTGCCAGGACTTCATCCGTGAGACCCACTTGGGGAGCCAGTTCCATCGACAATGTTGACATGCAGAGACCTGTTTCTCTCTAGGTGTTTTGCGAAACCGTAACAACCGGTTCAACTGCGGGAATCTGCAAATTCCAGGCCGCTTCTCAAGTTGTTAAATCGCGTATCTTCGCGTTCGCCTCGCCTGGCAAGATTGGCCGCTGATCGACCAAGTTGGCTGGCGAGATTGCAACTGGATCGAGCCTGCTCATGAGTGTGCACACGGGTATACGTATTGTCCCTGGTTATGGTTTTGTCTCATTGCTCGACTGACAATCTCATTTCGAGAGTGCGACAACAACTTCGTCCCCGCAGCTGGCTTTCTGCCTAGCAAAAACCCGGAACAAACACTGCTGCGCAACTGACTTCTGAGAAATGCCTTACGTCAATCCATCGCTTAGAGCCCAAGCTGCCTACGGCTGAACCGCGGAGTTTGGCGCGGCGATTGCAATTCGTCACCATCCATCTGGCAATGAAGATTTGCCAAACGTGAAGTATGCCTCTCTGTATTACAAGCCAAGGAAGTCGTCCGATGGTCACGCAAGCAACCTTACTCAATTCCGCAACCGCCACTCCTGAACCCTCGACCGGTTCGATTCGTCATATGACCGCCCGGATCCGGAATCATTGGTCGAAAGATGAGCGTGTCGATCGCCAACATCAGGCCCTGCTGTTCCAACAGCAGCTGCTGCAAATGTGCGGCCTCGTCCCCACCGATGGGCTCGATGACGTCATTACCGTCGCTCGGTAAGCC
Above is a window of Anatilimnocola aggregata DNA encoding:
- a CDS encoding BON domain-containing protein, which codes for MSTLSMELAPQVGLTDEVLAQKIRSHLSSRSNTVYRQLSVAVNDRVATLRGKAGSYYQRQLWLHEVKSFGELDGIVDQIEVA